Proteins encoded within one genomic window of Rhinolophus sinicus isolate RSC01 linkage group LG05, ASM3656204v1, whole genome shotgun sequence:
- the ARMC12 gene encoding armadillo repeat-containing protein 12 isoform X1, whose amino-acid sequence MKCRTAECWRCRQLLSRALGHTGLAIERERHGRDSGELRRLLNSLESKQDEYARSMILHSITRCVYLLEAEASACTADDIVLVASMLDDKENSVKIQALNTLKAFSGIRKFRLQIQEHSIKVLELISTIWDSELHIASLRLLNNLPLPDFAHPQLRRVMPALMEILQSDYILAQVQVIRLLSSLAQKNDLLYDILNCQVHSNFLNLFQATQPGSLLFEVLVFAERLSEGRNTPHYRAVKWHYNEQSLHEALFGDESRLADRLLALVIHPEEEVQIQACKVIVSLQCPKDVGLRPSLCHASRSYFNNGE is encoded by the exons ATGAAATGTAGGACTGCTGAATGTTGGAGATGCAGACAACTGCTCTCAAGAGCTTTGGGTCACACAG GCCTGGCCATCGAGCGAGAGCGGCATGGGCGGGACTCAGGTGAGCTACGGAGGCTTCTCAACTCTTTGGAGAGCAAACAGGATGAGTACGCCAGGAGCATGATCCTGCACAGCATCACTCGCTGCGTGTATTTGCTGGAGGCCGAG GCCTCTGCTTGTACTGCCGATGACATTGTGTTGGTGGCTTCCATGCTGGATGACAAGGAGAACAGTGTCAAAATTCAAGCTCTGAACACACTTAAAGCTTTCTCTGGCATCAGAAAATTCAGGCTCCAAATCCAG GAACACTCCATCAAGGTGCTGGAACTGATATCCACCATCTGGGACTCAGAGCTGCACATTGCAAGCCTCCGACTCCTCAACAACCTTCCACTGCCTGACTTTGCACATCCACAGCTGCGACGGGTGATGCCTGCCTTGATGGAGATTCTTCAGTCAGACTATATCCTGGCACAG GTGCAAGTCATTCGATTGCTGAGCTCCCTGGCGCAGAAGAATGACCTTCTCTATGATATTCTCAACTGCCAG GTGCACTCCAACTTCCTGAACCTGTTCCAGGCCACACAACCGGGGAGCCTGCTGTTTGAGGTACTGGTGTTTGCCGAGCGGCTGAGTGAGGGCCGGAATACACCGCACTACCGCGCCGTGAAATGGCATTACAACGAGCAGTCTCTGCACGAAGCCCTCTTTGGGGATGAGTCACGCCTGGCAGACCGGCTGCTGGCCCTGGTCATCCACCCTGAGGAGGAGGTTCAGATCCAGGCCTGCAAGGTCATAGTCAGCCTGCAGTGCCCCAAGGACGTGGGACTGCGGCCCTCCCTCTGCCACGCCAGTCGTTCCTACTTTAATAACGGGGAATAA
- the ARMC12 gene encoding armadillo repeat-containing protein 12 isoform X3, with the protein MKCRTAECWRCRQLLSRALGHTGLAIERERHGRDSGELRRLLNSLESKQDEYARSMILHSITRCVYLLEAEASACTADDIVLVASMLDDKENSVKIQALNTLKAFSGIRKFRLQIQEHSIKVLELISTIWDSELHIASLRLLNNLPLPDFAHPQLRRVMPALMEILQSDYILAQVQVIRLLSSLAQKNDLLYDILNCQVHSNFLNLFQATQPGSLLFEEETAHSGPCGDRTGNLGVISTTL; encoded by the exons ATGAAATGTAGGACTGCTGAATGTTGGAGATGCAGACAACTGCTCTCAAGAGCTTTGGGTCACACAG GCCTGGCCATCGAGCGAGAGCGGCATGGGCGGGACTCAGGTGAGCTACGGAGGCTTCTCAACTCTTTGGAGAGCAAACAGGATGAGTACGCCAGGAGCATGATCCTGCACAGCATCACTCGCTGCGTGTATTTGCTGGAGGCCGAG GCCTCTGCTTGTACTGCCGATGACATTGTGTTGGTGGCTTCCATGCTGGATGACAAGGAGAACAGTGTCAAAATTCAAGCTCTGAACACACTTAAAGCTTTCTCTGGCATCAGAAAATTCAGGCTCCAAATCCAG GAACACTCCATCAAGGTGCTGGAACTGATATCCACCATCTGGGACTCAGAGCTGCACATTGCAAGCCTCCGACTCCTCAACAACCTTCCACTGCCTGACTTTGCACATCCACAGCTGCGACGGGTGATGCCTGCCTTGATGGAGATTCTTCAGTCAGACTATATCCTGGCACAG GTGCAAGTCATTCGATTGCTGAGCTCCCTGGCGCAGAAGAATGACCTTCTCTATGATATTCTCAACTGCCAG GTGCACTCCAACTTCCTGAACCTGTTCCAGGCCACACAACCGGGGAGCCTGCTGTTTGAG gaggaaacagctcacagtggcccatgtggggatcgaaccggcaatcttggtgttatcagcaccacactctaa
- the ARMC12 gene encoding armadillo repeat-containing protein 12 isoform X2: MILHSITRCVYLLEAEASACTADDIVLVASMLDDKENSVKIQALNTLKAFSGIRKFRLQIQEHSIKVLELISTIWDSELHIASLRLLNNLPLPDFAHPQLRRVMPALMEILQSDYILAQVQVIRLLSSLAQKNDLLYDILNCQVHSNFLNLFQATQPGSLLFEVLVFAERLSEGRNTPHYRAVKWHYNEQSLHEALFGDESRLADRLLALVIHPEEEVQIQACKVIVSLQCPKDVGLRPSLCHASRSYFNNGE; encoded by the exons ATGATCCTGCACAGCATCACTCGCTGCGTGTATTTGCTGGAGGCCGAG GCCTCTGCTTGTACTGCCGATGACATTGTGTTGGTGGCTTCCATGCTGGATGACAAGGAGAACAGTGTCAAAATTCAAGCTCTGAACACACTTAAAGCTTTCTCTGGCATCAGAAAATTCAGGCTCCAAATCCAG GAACACTCCATCAAGGTGCTGGAACTGATATCCACCATCTGGGACTCAGAGCTGCACATTGCAAGCCTCCGACTCCTCAACAACCTTCCACTGCCTGACTTTGCACATCCACAGCTGCGACGGGTGATGCCTGCCTTGATGGAGATTCTTCAGTCAGACTATATCCTGGCACAG GTGCAAGTCATTCGATTGCTGAGCTCCCTGGCGCAGAAGAATGACCTTCTCTATGATATTCTCAACTGCCAG GTGCACTCCAACTTCCTGAACCTGTTCCAGGCCACACAACCGGGGAGCCTGCTGTTTGAGGTACTGGTGTTTGCCGAGCGGCTGAGTGAGGGCCGGAATACACCGCACTACCGCGCCGTGAAATGGCATTACAACGAGCAGTCTCTGCACGAAGCCCTCTTTGGGGATGAGTCACGCCTGGCAGACCGGCTGCTGGCCCTGGTCATCCACCCTGAGGAGGAGGTTCAGATCCAGGCCTGCAAGGTCATAGTCAGCCTGCAGTGCCCCAAGGACGTGGGACTGCGGCCCTCCCTCTGCCACGCCAGTCGTTCCTACTTTAATAACGGGGAATAA